A single region of the candidate division KSB1 bacterium genome encodes:
- a CDS encoding sugar transferase, producing MTRLWVLRSLLLVADVALIEGLFYATYAARFKSGLFTNPVPFSAAELVLPSAIVLCYWLLIFSVFGLYRYDPLRQRRRILHDALRAAGFGALILFILTFNPQDPLPSSRVILATYAAGLILIVTGNRVALSTILRDLRIRGIGTWRTLLVGSRNEAIAVARYVRAHPELGFRIAGCLGAADSGAAPVPIIGNFADFRRRVAADRIQTVLFATEPTEAQALFRLMRILRGARVRSFISPNLYPLLIGEVRPAALHGHPLIELRPELLSWTEQRFKRLFDIAASACLLILSLPVWLLLLVAIPLNSRGPVFFVQQRVGLNGRVFPLLKFRSMFQNAEARTGAVLAVERDPRITAVGRFIRATRLDELPQLLNVLVGQMSLVGPRPERIEFVRRFLREIPLYERRLNVKPGLTGWSQVHLKYDSGTEQIPLKLTYDFYYIENMSLPLDAKILFMTLFVMLRGEGV from the coding sequence ATGACGCGACTCTGGGTGTTGCGCTCACTACTCCTGGTGGCCGATGTCGCCCTGATCGAAGGCCTGTTCTACGCGACCTATGCGGCCAGATTCAAGTCAGGCCTGTTCACGAATCCGGTTCCATTTAGCGCCGCCGAACTCGTCCTGCCCAGCGCGATTGTGCTGTGCTATTGGTTGCTGATCTTTTCCGTCTTCGGACTCTATCGCTATGATCCGCTCCGACAGCGGCGGCGAATTCTCCACGATGCGCTGCGCGCCGCAGGATTCGGTGCGCTTATTCTGTTCATCCTGACGTTTAATCCGCAGGATCCGCTCCCGTCCAGCCGCGTTATCCTCGCCACGTATGCCGCCGGTCTGATCCTGATTGTCACGGGAAACCGGGTCGCCCTGTCCACGATCCTGCGCGATCTCCGCATCCGCGGCATCGGCACGTGGCGTACCTTGCTCGTCGGATCGCGGAACGAAGCAATCGCCGTGGCACGCTATGTCCGGGCGCATCCGGAACTCGGTTTCCGGATTGCGGGCTGTCTCGGCGCTGCCGACTCCGGCGCCGCGCCGGTGCCCATCATCGGCAACTTCGCGGACTTCAGACGACGAGTTGCCGCCGATCGAATTCAGACTGTGCTGTTCGCCACGGAACCGACGGAAGCGCAGGCGCTCTTCCGCCTCATGCGAATCCTCCGCGGTGCCCGGGTCCGCTCTTTCATCTCCCCGAATCTGTATCCGCTGCTCATCGGTGAAGTGCGGCCCGCCGCGTTGCACGGCCATCCCCTGATCGAGTTGCGGCCGGAACTGCTCTCGTGGACCGAGCAGCGATTCAAGCGGCTCTTCGATATCGCCGCCTCCGCTTGCCTCTTGATCCTCAGCCTGCCCGTGTGGCTGCTGCTGCTCGTGGCGATCCCGCTCAATTCGCGGGGCCCCGTCTTCTTTGTGCAGCAACGCGTCGGACTCAACGGACGAGTCTTCCCGCTGCTCAAGTTCCGCTCCATGTTCCAGAATGCCGAAGCCCGGACCGGCGCAGTGCTCGCCGTCGAGCGCGATCCCCGCATCACCGCGGTAGGCCGGTTTATTCGCGCCACGCGGCTCGACGAACTGCCGCAACTCCTGAATGTACTGGTCGGACAGATGAGTCTCGTTGGACCGCGGCCCGAGCGAATTGAATTCGTGCGCCGGTTCCTCCGCGAGATCCCGCTTTACGAACGACGCCTCAATGTGAAACCCGGACTGACCGGTTGGTCACAGGTGCATCTCAAGTATGACTCGGGGACGGAGCAAATCCCGCTGAAGCTGACGTACGACTTTTACTACATCGAAAACATGTCCCTGCCGCTGGACGCAAAGATCCTCTTCATGACGCTATTCGTCATGCTGCGCGGTGAGGGCGTCTGA